The genomic window tatggtcgatggagtggccccgtccttgttgtgtagaagtgacgcgccggtagtacttgatcttgtgcgtcgtggggctccagtactgcTTGATGTAGGGCATGGCGGGcgtcgtgctggtcatcgtgtgatgacgttgtagggagctatggctccatagacggcgaggccgagccatcatggaGGGTTCGGcagacatggatcctcaggctgccgagcccccgaAGCATAccgccgaggccttggggggaattattgatcctgggtactgattccgaggccatagTATCttcgacgtggctccccacgctacGTTGTTCTCAGAGCAggagttggtagcacagtgaggcatgggcgtcaactatgtgctttagtggttagcacagtggcgggcaACTTCCGCCCAGTcttgcctcctgtcccgtcggctaTTCTGccgtactgtgccgagcatgcggccgatgtcaggggcagcagttggctgagttaatgtgacgtgacgttttgtcagaggggcgggagaaggaagaggcagcggagtgctaccgagcctgcctcgcgcgagacggagagtcggcggcccggccgaggccctcGGTGGGGGCTCGCTCGAGGCCAGTGGTGAGGGggtctcgggcgagtcagagaatcggccgaggccagcggtgtttagctggttttgaCTTTTTTGAAGTCTAAGCAGCCATTTTTTGGTttgtgcttagggtaccccttctcactgtatccgacagtagccctcgagccttggggggagtggaggcactccccctgaggttctgacgagaattggctcttgatagttcctgttgggatggtgtttgtacttgaggtttcggtgggtgcgcgcgagcgcacccgccgggtgtagcccccgaggccctggaggagtgatttcacttcttcaggggcttttttctctttcgagtgaggggtttttattgtgtttgccgggcccatgGGCgtgagttcggatcgcagggcttcgacgatgctgcggaaagagccccttagcctccgcctggggcaagagggccgtcaggggttctcccggctttttgtacgaccctcgtgcttcctttttgctcggaaggaggggtggaagatgccatgctacccttggtgggcgcgagcgacggcatttccggtgagctgttatcgggtaagtccgagtggaggcccgtaccccgttcgctgggggtcggctagtggtccggagacgtgctccaagagtaccggcgggtttctccagtgggtgccgaggccgttcgctgggcctcggtggctcggtgcctccctacggtgggatcccattcggagacctccctgccggtctcggacacgacacagggcgtgctcgtacaggctcgcccgtagtcgtccctaactcttttgccctggggcggctgtcgaaacccctaggggcccagccttcgaacccctggaccataacggactcgggtcgcttgtctttatcttgggtgcaggaagagcccccgagcctccgcacggagcgagagggcggtcaggggtcctcccaacttttttgtccgtctcccgcacgtccttttcgctcggacggggggctatttgccgagcccactcgtgtgcgagcctgagccgctgggtctcggcaaagttgcaggaggagcccccgagtctctcgcacggagcgagagagcggtcagaggtcctcctggcttttggttcgcccctcgcgcgtgagggtctgtccgtcgagcccccctcgggtgcgagcctaggtcgcggggtctcagcGTCTTTTGTAGAAGGAgttccctagcctctgcacggagcaagagggccgtcaggagatcttctggctttttgaatgaccctcgcgcttccttttcgctcggaaggagggtttgttttgccgagcccccttgtgtgcgagcccaagtcgctgggcctcggcaatggtttgcaggtagagtcccttagcctctgcgtggagcaagagggccgtcggggattcccctgactttttattcgaccctcgcacttccttttcgcttggaaggaggggtggaacatgccgcgctaccctcggtgggcgcgagcgatggcattttcggtgagctgttatcgagtaagtccgagtggaggcccgtaccccgttcgctgggggtcggctagcggtctggagatgcgctccaagagtaccggagggtttctctagtgggtgccgaggccgttcgctgggccccagtggctcggtgcctccctacggtgggatcccattcggggACCTCCCTACTGGTcccggacacgacacagggcgtcccaagcgttttgcttgcttgggcctcggcctcgcataggctcgctcgtagtcgcccctgactctgttgccctggggcggctgtcgaaacccttaagggcccagccttcgaacccttggaccatagcgggctcggtgcccagttcctttgcctgaaaggaatcggggggggggggttatttctctccctacggctaataacggcaggcgcgtcttttgaggcggctttttcggggaggcgaaacggcgcctgctgctgctgtggtcggacgcgacgtggcgtcagccgacgggacgtacccgcacgcgcgattaatgaggagggagtgggcgcgtgggcgataagaccggatctggataaccgcgccggactttttggggaaacttccccgatttcgtcgcccggcggttCGTCTTGTCCctacataaatacgcaaagagcctcgccctcccctTTCTTACCTTTTCTGTATTTGCTTTCGCTGTCCctgtgccgttgctgagagcatagagcgccggggaggagaagggcgagagcgagaaactgaaggaaagagagagagattaccACTGTAGCAGCGACCTCCatcgcgcaatggctggtggtcccatcatcctcccggcggatccctagGAGCGGTCCgatgtcaccgaggagaagctgcagtcgctcgtggaggccggtcttcttcgcccgatcaccgaccctgacgagccggagtggattgctccgggggatgagtcggagccgaggccgcgcgacggctacgtggtgagcttcgtcgtcttccacgagcgaggcctcgggctGCCGGCGGataagttcatgcgggcgctcccgcactactacggcgtggagcttcacaatttcagccccaactccatcgcgtaggcggccatcttcgtcgccgtctatgaggggtacttggggatcgctccccattgggagttgtggctccacttgttccgagcgacgttcaccaccaagccggggggaatgaggggggctcggaaggtgcagagggccggcggctgcacccttcacgtgcgccaagaccggcagtccctctacatcctggcccagctgtcatcgtccaaccgtcgttggtacgacagctggttctacctccgcaacgacgacggaggacttcctccttataccgggcgggttgtagagagtcaaccagagaagtggggatacggcgtcatcaaggttgATCAGCCCAGGCTGGAGCCGCTAttgcgggccttggggaagctacgtgaccacggcctttcggcgaccgtggttgtggcggcctttcaccgccggagggtgttgccgctgatgggccggcggcggcggctattcGAGATGACCCCGCGCGACCCAattgccggtatcaagatgtctgccttcgcccttaccgacgacgagaccctgcgtcgggtgagagaggcggtagactgGAAGCCGAGGATCAACGATTTGGCGCCATTCCCGATGCGCCCTTCACGGGGGTACATCTCACTGGTGAGTCGGAATCAGCCTGGGCACTTTTTACCCGCAAACCgcaaaccgaaccgaaccgaaccgcacCGAACCGAAATATCGGTTTGTTCGGTTTTTTGTTGTCGGTTCGGTTTATGGTTTTGCACTGTTCGGTGTTCGGCTTCGGCTTCGAGTTTCTTCTCAAACCAAACCGAGGAACCGAACAAACCGAAGTGCAGTACCTGCAGACCGTCGCCTGACTCGCCTCACGCCCTCACGCGGTCACGCCCTCAGTCCCTCACGGCCCATAGTTCGACGGCCCATCAAGACGCAAAGGAAAGTAGGAAACCCCCATCCGGCCATCCCGCAGCTCAGCGCGTAGAGAGGCAGCGCCGCAGCCCGCAGCCGCTCATCCCTAACCCTAAATCGTTGAGTGGCGGCCGGCGGGCGACTGGAGCAGGTCACGGCGAGCCAGCGAGGAGAAGGGAGGCAGGAGGCGGAAGGCTGAGAGCGCAGTCGCAGCCTCGCAGGGACCAGGGAGGAGGCGCGGCAGGCGGCCAAGCGCCCGGCAACACCCTCGTGAAGTTCTCCGACCAAGACAACGGCGGCGCGGACGGAGCAATCCTCCAATGTAAGTTTAGATCGAGCTTCAATTCTTCTTCtggtcttctcctcttctccttgctATTGTTAATTCCTGATTTGAAACATTTTGTTTCTAGATGGGGGACACAGATGAAACTGTTGCTTGTGAGATTAATCAGACTCAAACTCAAGAAACTGAAGCTGGAGCGTCAACGACTGGAGTGGTAGATGCAAGCAAGGAGCAGCAGGAGAGCAAGGATGGAGAGAAAGCGGATGAAGAATCTAGGAAAAGGAAACCCATGGCTCTAAGATCTGATGTATGGTATAGTTTCGGCAAGGTCAAACTTGATAATGGGGAAGAGAGAGCCAAGTGCAAGTGGTGTCAAAAGCTGTTTCATTGTGGCTCAAGAACAAATGGTACGTCATCCTTGAAAGCTCATCTAAAGATTTGCAAAAAGAATCCAAACAAACCAGTAGTTGATAATCAAGCAACTTTGCAACTGACACCATGTGCTGGCACTAGTAGTATGGGTAATGTAACCACTTGGAAATTTGATCCTGATAAACTTAGAAGGATTTTTGCTGAGATGATAATTGAAGATGAACAACCATTTATGTTATCTGAACATTCTGGTCTTAGGAAATTAATGGCAGAAGCATGTCCACGATTTATTCTGCCATCTAGAAGAACAATCACTAGAGCTTGTGTTAAAGTATATGAAGATGAGAAAGACAAGCTTAAGAAATTTTTTAAGGAAAATTGTGAAAGAGTTTGCCTCACAACTGACACATGGACTGCAAAGAATAGCCAAAACTACATGTGTGTTACAGCCCATTTTATTGACAATGACTGGAACCTAAGGAAGAAAATTATTGGTTTTTTCTTGGTTAAGGGCCATAGAGGGGAGGACATTGGGAAATCATTAGAGAATTGTTTGGCTGAGTGGGGCATTGACAAGGTTTTCACAATAACAGTAGACAATGCTAGTGCAAACAATAACGCAATTAAGTATGTGAGGCGGATGTTGAATGAGTCAAAAGGTTGTTTTGCTGAAGGAGAGTACTTGCATATGCGATGTGCTGCTCACATTATCAACCTAATAGTAGGTGATGGGTTGAAGGAAATTGATATATCAATTCAGCGTGTCCGTGCTGCTGTTAAGTTTATCAGGTGTGGAACATCTAGGTTGGTAAAATTTAAGAAATGTGCTGAGTTAGCCAAGGTACAGAGCAAAGCATTTCTTAACTTAGATATttgcactagatggaactcaaCCTACCTTATGTTAAATGCTGCACAGAAGTACCAAAAAGCATTTGAAAGATATAGTGATGAAGACCCATACTACAAATTAGAATTAGAAGGAGAGAATGGTCCAGGGGTACCAACAAAAACAGATTGGGATAAGGCTAGGAAGATGGCTGAGTTTCTTGAACACTTTTATGACCTCACTCTCCGTGTTTCTGTACAAAGTCGTCCAACATCTCACACTTATTTTCATGAGATTGCTGATGTATTACTTCTGCTGAGAGAATGGTGTCATAGTGAAGACAACCTGTGTAAGGAAATGGGTATGAGAATGTTAGTGAAGTACTACAAGTACTGGGGAGATAAGTATGGTGAGAGGTTGGGAgacagagagaagagaggagagaaagaTAAGGGGGATCAGCTGCTCAACTTCATTGTTTTCTTCTGTGTTGCTATTGATCCTAGATACAAACTTTCAAAATGCATTAGAATGGGAATTAAGGTAATGTTTGGGGATACAATAGGAGAAAAGCTGTGGGATACAGTGAACACTTATTTTCGTGCTTTGTTTGAAGAGTACAAGGAAATGTATGCCCCAAAAGATAAGGCACCACAACCTACTGAATCTGAATCAGCTAAAACCAGCACAAGAGTGAGTAGGTGGATGTCAGTAATTACTGAGCAGATTAACAGTGAGGGTGGAACTGTCAAATCTGAGGTAGATAAGTATCTATCAGAAGATAATGAGCCGGACACAAAAGGATTTGACATTCTAAAGTGGTGGAAGGCTAATTCAACAAGATTTCCAGTATTATCTAGAATGGCCCGTGATCTGTTGGCGATTCCTATCACCTCAGTTGCCTCTGAGTCAGCCTTCAGTGCTGGTGGCCGAACTCTTGATGACTTTAGGACCTCACTAACCCCAAAAATGGTTGAGCGCCTCGTTTGTGCAAATGATTGGCTTCGTGGAGGAAACTATGTTAGTGTTGAAGAGGACAGCGAACAAATGTTTTTGCTTGAGGAAGATAACATATTAAATTATTAGTTGCTTCTAATGTGCTTCATGAATCATGATTCATACACTGTACTAACTTAGATCATCtattctttatttattttagaaCTTAGTGGCCTGTCCATTTCTAAGGAATCTACTACAGCTACTGAGTCCTGACTCCTGATCACCTGGTAAAAGGTACATTCATCTGTTTAATATTTCTTAAACTGCTGAGATTCACTAACTGAGACACTGAGTCACTGAGATCACTTGATGGCTGCAGGACCGTGGACTGCTGATGGCCTGATGCTCCAGCCTCCAGCAGTCCAGCCTCCAGACCTCCAGTCATATGATGCTTGTAGACTTGTAGTACTTCAAATGTGATTCTGTCCAGTACTTGTCTCCCCACTTGGTGTCTTGGTGTATCAGTGTATGGAATGGATCCTGGCATATGCAgatatgctgctgctgctggcctgcGGCTACTTCTCTATTTGAATAATGAAGAACTTTTGAATCTATGTAATTCTATTCTGTACTTCAGCACTGACTGTACTGTTGTCTACTTGTCTTGAGGCTTGTAAGCTTGTAAACTTGTTGATTTGTTGAATTTATGTAAGCTTGTTGATTTGTTGAATTCATACACTGTACTAATATACCATTTGAGGATTGTAAGCTTGTTTTCTGGAGTGCTTGAATTTATGTAAGCTTGTAAGCTTGTTTTCTGGAgtttcggttatttcggttaaaACCGAAAACCGAATAGAAAAAATCGAAACCGAATTCTGCGGTTTCCTATTTTCTGGAGAACCGATCGGGGGCTGAAGTCTGAAAACCGAAGTTTTAAATAACTGAATTAACCGAACCGAATTATCGGTTAAAACCGAACGCCCAGACTGAAGTCGGATGCTGCCGatgctttcgcggccttcttgttttccgCCTTTTTTGTCTGCTGTCTTACTTTGTCGTTCCCGTAGGGGATAAGGgacgtgcgagactccccgccgcTCGTTCCCGAGGACGCCTAGCTGTGAGCTGTGAACAAggcgcgcgccgaggaggagaagaagaagaaggatgccaaggaggcgaaacgcacgaagaagctcctcgcgtgcgaaaagctggacgcccgtcgccgacgtcagaagctcgacggcctcccattggagccgtctccctcatcgtcggtgtcggattcttcgggcgaTGGCGACGGGCGTGatgtggggacggcctgcctggaacacctccccgacattagggagatggtgcccggggcgccggcaaggagcctgacgcccctaggaggaggaggtgtcccggggccggtggcggcccgtcccggggccgaggccgacatgcccgaggcgcgggtgtcggaggagcgtgccgtcggccCGATGGGTCCGAcagtggaggtggagcgagcgacggtggggcCAACCCCatcgtctccgcgaagggtcgaggaggtgccggggtccggcgGAGGCTAGCTGGCTCCGGTGGATACCGAGGccgcgccgctgccaccaccggcgccattgcagaggaggctggcggtgtcgaagcggctgcatccccattcgcggtaagcgtcttttcttGTGGAGTCCATGGTACTCCCTGTTTGTcccttggtcgtatgctgaccttgggagtgtctttgcttccagccagaagcatctggtggaGGATCCTgtcttggcgccccgtaaggcgctcaaggtgaacgttagctcctccgcccatcaggcagcggaggctgTTTTGGAGGAGGCGGCtacccaggaaaagggtgccgaggcggccgcggagcgagtggaggaggaggagcccacgcctcacgatgtcgtgagtcttggggcgaaggaggctggggcgtccaccattgccgaggccattgagggtgaggccggagcccccaaggccTCCGAGGTCGGGGCGGTGGACCccggggccaccgaggtagagatggcggaggccggagcccctggatccgttgaggccgaggcgatggaagtggagacggagcaagttttggcgccgcccctggttcagacaatttcgtctgatgattcctctcccgggaaggaggcggcggacgtcgaggcggccagtaccacggagcagccagtcccagatcctgccgaggggagttcggcccttgcccggctgcggcccgagccccatgggtggaacttcccgcgtgttttctggcgggaccgggctgatcccgagggggagccggtgttcgcccttgaagatattgcagagggggggcggtgggataccctcgagcagtaccgccaacttgcagtgcggtcgctgcagaccgCGATGACTATTGTGGgacgggacttgcccggtgtcacccaggtaagtactttTCCTCTCCCGTGCCGCGTTGTTTCCTCTCCGAGCCCCCACGCAATGTTTGACGCACGTTTTTTGGTTtgcctctttaggagctcgagactcgatcccttgggaaatcggtattcctacaaagggagagggatatctgggaccagctccagcggcagacaggcctgctcgccgatgcttaggggcttttgtcggcgtggagtgcggaagtggaggaccttcgccttcgttgtgctgacattcaggccgagttggccacggctaacgagcagtctgcccctctggtagcaaagatcaaggaactggaggaggagcgggacgccttcaggtctcgggcccaagaagcgatggcctctgtCAAGGCcctagccgggcagctgggtgcggagcagagcgagcatcagctaaccaaagtcgccttggccgaggctaccaaagcggccgaggcctctcgggccgAGGCCTTAGattggaagagcaaggccgagggtaagtttcGCCGAATCGTGCTCTTAGTTCTTtttgttctggttcgcgtttgacttCTGACCCCTCGTTgtgacgtagatctggagaaagaggcctcccaggcggctgaggcctccattGCAGCGTAGGtggcgctggatgttgaggtccgagAGCATGAGGCGCTGCGCGTCGCAGTCCGTACCGCCTAcgaggccctggacgtcgagggggtccaatcggccagctcccttgggagccgcctgattgcgttgaacggccgcgtccacgagaggctccggggggcgttgcatacgggcgtcaagcgcgccctggccgtcgtctcctcacactacgctatcaacctcgaggctgtcagcgacggctatgtgttgccagaagatgacgaggaagctGACGTGGAGGTcgcgaagctgttggaggcggccgaggcacctggcacagcgctggccggtctatttgaagaagagatggtccctcccgcgccggccgccgatccttgagctttgacctgggccaaaaggggccatgtaaccgaattgagttagttgccgtatcgtgacgtttttgtggccgttgaggcctttaaagtatttgcgttcgtgggtcttttaaccgttttctgttctacttccgagcctgtgccctctgcctcgatcttgggaacccgcaaagaaatccctcggaacctaagccgtcctttggtgaagggtggtgagggagctgccgtagcccagaggcgtaggccgttctcacgactcgaccggccctttggcctcgagacaagcttttggtctttgggtttcttatGAAGGTCCcatcggagcgcgagagagtttggcgtagaaattttttgtttgaaaggtcattaacaaacggtgttcgggacttagggggttcccccttttcagcccccgagggaggctcggttttgcagaggcagagccgagtcttccttatagcgctattgagacgtcgagcccctatcgatagacaagctctctgtatagaacttcctcggagcctacgttgtcctttcggtgaaaaggtggtgagggagctgccgtagcccggaggcgtgggccgttctcacggctcggccggccttttcgcctttgagacgattgtactgtccttaggttctatagagtcgacttgtctataaggggggaggttccccttgatgggggtttctcaaaaaattataacaactaagaacgcttctttattgcatttcgagaaacaatgtaaacgacgtttggaaatttaagggtagaaacaacatagctgttctatgttccaagcgttggtgaagacttcgcccttctcgttggctaacttgtaggtcccgggcttcagcacttgggcgacgatgtacggcccttcctagggtggggtcagtttgtggcggcccttgttgctctgccttagtctcagcaccaggttgcccacctttaggtctcggctttggatgtgccgggcttggtagcatcgtagggcttgctggtacctggctgagtgtagtagcgcgatgtctcgggcttcctccagttggtcgagggcgtcttcgcgggcgatgcggttgctttgctcgttgtacgcctgtagcctcggtgaACCGTACTCtaggtcagtggggaggatggcctcagctccatagaccaggaagaactgTGTGAATcctgtggctcggctcggggtgttaCGTAGGCTCCAgacgactgacgggagttcgtcaagccatttcttgccaaacttcttcaaccggttgaatattcttggcttaaggccttgtaggatcatgccgttggcatgttctacttggccgttcgtccttgggtgtcctacggccgaccaggccacccggatgtggtggtcgtcgcagaacattaggaacttgcgaccggtgaattgcgtcccattgtcagtgatgatggtgttaggaaccccgaacctgtggatgatgtccgtaaagaacagcaccgcttgctcggatttgatctgggtgatcgaacgagcctcgatccatttggagaatttgtcgatggctaccagcagatgggtatagcccccgagtgccttctgcagaggcccaaccatgtccagcccccacacagcgaatggccatgtgatggggatggtttggagggcttgggccgggaggtgcgtctgtcgagcgtagtactagcatccctcgcaggagcgtactatcttcgtggcgtcggccaccgccgttggccaatagaaaccttatCGGAAGGTgttacccacgagcgcccgaggcgccgcgtggtgcccgcagactctcgcgtgcaagtcccaaagtagggagtgCCCAGCtttggtggtgatgcatcgttggagaatgcccgatgggctacgcctatacaactcgccgttgtagaggacgtaagtcttggctcatcGCGCAAGCCGCCGGGCCTCAGTTCTgtccgcaggaagctctcctcgaacgaggtgatcaaggaaagggactcgccagtccgttccttggtcgaccTTGGGAGGTTCTGCGttaatcgccatggcctcgggctcggctggcggggtctcggtggccgagggggcctcgggccctgcctTGGGCTCGGCCGATGTGCCCTCTTCCGTCGTCGAGGcatagtcgacggatggcttgtggaggtctctggcgaagacgttcggggggaccggggctcgtgccgacgccatttttgccagttcatccgcggCTTTGTTGAACTTTCGCACAACggggttgagttcgaggccgttgaacttgttttctaggcgacgtaccaccgcacagtacgccttcattttggggtcatggcagcttgactctttcatcacctgatcgacgacgagctaggaatcgccccgtacgtcgagacgtcgcactccaagctcgatggcagtttgcaggccgttgacgagggcctcgtatttggtgacattgttggaggtggcgaagtgaagccggatcatgtagcgcatgtgtatcccaaggggcgagaccaggagcaggcccacgccagccccagtcttcatcagagacccgtcgaagtacatggtccagcattctgattggatctgagcggggggcagctgtgtgtcggtccacttgGCTACAAAGTCGgataggacctgtgatttgatcacTTTCCGAGGCGTGAAAGACAAGGTTtctcccatgagttcgacagcccacttggctatcctacctgaggcctcccggttttggattatctctcccaaaggaaaagacgacaccacagtcaccgggtgggactcgaagtagtgacgcagcttgcatcgagccaagactatggtataaaccagcttctggatgtgggggtaacgcgtcttagtctcggagagcacttcgctgatgaagtaaacatgtcgttggacgggtagagcgtgTCCTTCTTCCTTCCTTTCGACTACTACggctgcgctgaccacttgggtcgtcgcggaggcgtagagtaagaggtgctcgccctcggtgggcggaaccaggacgggggggggggggggttggtgagcagtgccttgagcttggcgagggcttcctcggcctcggtggtccaagaaaagcgctcagactttctcaagaggcggtacaaggGCAGGCctctttcgccgaggcgcgagatgaagcggctcagggccgcaaggcatcccatgaccctctgcacccccttgaggtctcggatcgggcccatgttggtcacggccgagaccttctccgggttggcctcgattccttgttccgagactatgaaccccaagagcatgcctcggggaaccccgaagacacacttcttggggttgagcttgatgcccttctctctgagacatgtgaaggcaacctccaagtcatcgatgagatcgccggccttcctggatttgactacaatgtcatccacgtaggcctcgacggttcgcccgatgtgtttgccaaagacttggatcatgcaccgttggtaagtagcccccgcatttctgaggccgaacggcatggttacgtagcagtacatgccgaatgga from Miscanthus floridulus cultivar M001 chromosome 11, ASM1932011v1, whole genome shotgun sequence includes these protein-coding regions:
- the LOC136492114 gene encoding zinc finger BED domain-containing protein RICESLEEPER 2-like; translated protein: MGDTDETVACEINQTQTQETEAGASTTGVVDASKEQQESKDGEKADEESRKRKPMALRSDVWYSFGKVKLDNGEERAKCKWCQKLFHCGSRTNGTSSLKAHLKICKKNPNKPVVDNQATLQLTPCAGTSSMGNVTTWKFDPDKLRRIFAEMIIEDEQPFMLSEHSGLRKLMAEACPRFILPSRRTITRACVKVYEDEKDKLKKFFKENCERVCLTTDTWTAKNSQNYMCVTAHFIDNDWNLRKKIIGFFLVKGHRGEDIGKSLENCLAEWGIDKVFTITVDNASANNNAIKYVRRMLNESKGCFAEGEYLHMRCAAHIINLIVGDGLKEIDISIQRVRAAVKFIRCGTSRLVKFKKCAELAKVQSKAFLNLDICTRWNSTYLMLNAAQKYQKAFERYSDEDPYYKLELEGENGPGVPTKTDWDKARKMAEFLEHFYDLTLRVSVQSRPTSHTYFHEIADVLLLLREWCHSEDNLCKEMGMRMLVKYYKYWGDKYGERLGDREKRGEKDKGDQLLNFIVFFCVAIDPRYKLSKCIRMGIKVMFGDTIGEKLWDTVNTYFRALFEEYKEMYAPKDKAPQPTESESAKTSTRVSRWMSVITEQINSEGGTVKSEVDKYLSEDNEPDTKGFDILKWWKANSTRFPVLSRMARDLLAIPITSVASESAFSAGGRTLDDFRTSLTPKMVERLVCANDWLRGGNYVSVEEDSEQMFLLEEELSGLSISKESTTATES